From a region of the Thiorhodovibrio winogradskyi genome:
- a CDS encoding monovalent cation/H+ antiporter subunit D, with the protein MNHLLVAPVALPLIAGALLLILWRAPLRLQRVLSLLACLGLLGLAVALLHSASHQGIQVYLIGDWPAPYGISLVLDQLAALMLALTALLALFALAYAMTGGDRAGRHFHALFQFQLLGLNAAFLTGDLFNLFVAFEILLIASYGLLLHGGGAERTRAALHYVALNLVGSLLFLIGLGTLYAATGSLNMADLATRIAALPAADATLARVAAMLLLAVFGLKAAVIPLHFWLPGTYAAASAAVAALFAIMTKVGIYAIIRLTTLVYGLGETPMLEWTSPWLLVAGLATIAIGTLGAMASDELRELIAYLVVVSVGTLVAGIALATPAGLSASLYYLLHTTLVTGGLFLLAERIASAREGSTRLSEGKRPPPSHQLGWVFFLGAIAVAGMPPLSGLIGKVLLLMAAHDQSALIPLWTMVLVSSLLLTLTLTRAGILLFWRGPEASPAKPRPLPWLVATGLLGMSPLLVILGGPIVDWTDATAAQTLDARTYVTAVEQSAPLVPRPAGEH; encoded by the coding sequence TGTTGATTCTGTGGCGCGCGCCTCTGCGGCTGCAGCGGGTGCTGAGCCTGCTGGCCTGCCTGGGCTTGCTTGGCCTTGCCGTGGCGTTGCTGCACAGCGCCAGTCATCAGGGAATTCAGGTGTATCTGATCGGCGACTGGCCGGCGCCCTATGGGATCTCCCTGGTGCTCGACCAGCTTGCGGCGCTGATGCTGGCACTGACCGCGCTGCTCGCCCTGTTCGCTTTGGCCTATGCCATGACCGGCGGCGATCGCGCCGGGCGGCATTTCCATGCGCTCTTTCAATTTCAGCTGCTGGGTCTCAATGCTGCCTTTCTGACCGGTGATTTGTTTAACCTGTTCGTCGCCTTCGAGATCCTGCTCATTGCCTCTTATGGCCTGCTGCTGCATGGCGGCGGTGCCGAGCGCACCCGCGCCGCGCTGCACTATGTGGCGCTCAATCTGGTCGGTTCGCTGCTGTTTCTAATTGGCCTGGGCACCCTCTATGCCGCCACAGGCAGCCTGAACATGGCCGATCTGGCCACCCGCATTGCCGCGCTGCCAGCCGCGGACGCCACCCTGGCCCGAGTCGCCGCCATGCTCTTGCTTGCCGTCTTTGGGCTCAAGGCGGCGGTGATTCCACTGCATTTCTGGCTGCCGGGCACCTACGCGGCGGCCTCGGCGGCGGTCGCGGCGCTTTTTGCCATCATGACCAAGGTGGGCATTTACGCCATCATCCGCCTGACCACCCTGGTCTATGGCCTGGGCGAGACACCCATGCTGGAATGGACCTCACCCTGGCTGCTGGTGGCGGGGCTGGCCACCATCGCCATCGGCACCCTGGGGGCCATGGCCAGTGATGAGTTGCGTGAGTTGATCGCCTATCTGGTGGTGGTCTCGGTCGGCACCCTGGTCGCTGGCATCGCCCTGGCCACCCCGGCGGGCTTGAGCGCCAGCCTCTACTATCTGCTGCACACCACCCTGGTCACGGGCGGGCTCTTCCTGCTGGCCGAGCGCATCGCCAGCGCGCGCGAGGGCAGCACGCGACTGAGCGAGGGCAAACGCCCACCGCCCTCGCATCAGCTTGGCTGGGTGTTTTTTCTTGGTGCCATTGCCGTGGCCGGCATGCCACCGCTCAGCGGTCTGATCGGCAAGGTCCTATTGCTGATGGCCGCGCATGACCAAAGCGCGCTCATCCCGCTCTGGACCATGGTACTGGTCTCGAGCCTGCTGCTGACGCTGACACTCACCCGTGCCGGTATTTTGCTGTTCTGGCGCGGTCCCGAGGCCAGCCCGGCCAAGCCAAGACCACTACCCTGGCTGGTCGCGACCGGATTGCTCGGCATGAGCCCACTGTTGGTCATTCTGGGTGGCCCTATTGTTGACTGGACAGATGCCACAGCGGCACAGACACTGGACGCCCGGACCTATGTCACCGCGGTTGAGCAAAGCGCACCCCTGGTGCCGCGACCCGCTGGAGAGCACTGA
- a CDS encoding Na+/H+ antiporter subunit E: MLQSRLRSRLRTWFPHPLLSLTLLAIWLLLNNSLGPGNILLGAALALILSRLTANFWPERPRLRKPLKLLAFLGRLFGDILIANLQVAVLILGPRERLRPAFVELPLELTDPFAITVLASVISLTPGTVSVDVIAPSPDQKGTAADSRSTLLVHSLDTEDAERLCQHLKQRYEAPLLEIFR, translated from the coding sequence ATGCTGCAATCCCGACTGAGATCCAGGCTGCGCACCTGGTTTCCCCATCCGCTGCTGAGCCTGACGCTGCTCGCCATCTGGCTGCTGCTGAACAATAGTCTGGGGCCGGGCAACATCCTGCTGGGCGCGGCCCTGGCCCTGATCCTGTCACGCCTGACGGCGAATTTCTGGCCGGAACGGCCACGCCTGCGCAAGCCGCTCAAGCTGCTGGCCTTTCTCGGGCGTCTGTTCGGCGATATCCTGATCGCCAATCTTCAGGTGGCAGTACTGATTCTTGGACCGCGCGAGCGTCTGCGCCCCGCCTTTGTCGAGCTGCCACTAGAGCTGACCGACCCCTTCGCCATCACCGTGCTGGCCAGCGTGATTTCGCTCACGCCGGGCACTGTTTCGGTCGATGTCATCGCCCCCTCGCCGGACCAAAAAGGCACCGCTGCGGATAGTCGCTCGACCCTGCTAGTGCACAGCCTGGACACCGAGGACGCCGAGCGCCTGTGCCAACACCTAAAACAGCGCTACGAAGCGCCGCTGCTGGAGATTTTTCGATGA
- a CDS encoding K+/H+ antiporter subunit F translates to MILTIAVQLGLAMMTLALLLNLWRLMRGPDTSDRILALDTLYINTIALLVLLGIHFDRQAYFEVALIIAMMGFVGTAALCKYQLRGDIIE, encoded by the coding sequence ATGATACTGACCATCGCGGTGCAACTTGGCTTGGCAATGATGACCCTGGCGCTGCTGCTCAACCTGTGGCGACTGATGCGCGGCCCGGATACTTCCGATCGCATCCTGGCCCTTGATACCCTCTACATCAACACCATCGCGCTGCTGGTCCTGCTTGGCATCCACTTCGACCGCCAGGCCTATTTCGAGGTCGCGCTCATCATCGCCATGATGGGCTTTGTCGGCACCGCCGCGCTGTGCAAGTATCAATTGCGCGGCGATATCATCGAGTAA
- a CDS encoding Na+/H+ antiporter subunit G — protein sequence MLVEILVSAFVLIGASFALIGSIGLLRLPDFHTRLHGPTKATTLGISGMLIASGLYFSTTTEGISLHEVLVLLFLFITAPVSAHLLAKAALHRRVYSLAKQPENRPPPLTDRPSPSQGGE from the coding sequence ATGCTGGTCGAAATCCTGGTCTCCGCCTTCGTGCTCATTGGCGCCTCTTTCGCCCTGATCGGCTCCATCGGCCTGCTGCGCCTGCCTGACTTCCATACCCGGCTGCACGGGCCCACCAAGGCCACCACCCTTGGCATCAGTGGCATGCTGATCGCCTCGGGGCTTTACTTCAGCACCACCACCGAGGGAATCAGCCTGCACGAGGTGCTGGTCCTGCTGTTTTTGTTCATCACCGCGCCGGTCAGTGCCCATCTGCTCGCCAAGGCGGCCCTGCACCGGCGGGTTTATTCACTTGCCAAACAGCCCGAAAACCGCCCGCCGCCTTTAACCGACCGGCCATCCCCCAGCCAGGGAGGTGAATAA
- a CDS encoding Tex family protein, with amino-acid sequence MQSITDRLAEELAAHPSQVQAAVALLDEGATVPFIARYRKEATGGLDDIQLRLLEERLGYLRELEERRASILHSIDDQGKLSEELREQIESATTKQQLEDLYLPFKPKRRTKAQIAREAGLEPLADMLLSEPERDPTTEAAAFVNAEKGVADALAALEGARQILMERFAEQPDVSGRLRARLWEQGILVARVMDGKEAEGAKFSDYFDYREPIAKIPSHRALALFRGRNQGILSLELLAGEGDDPDADCRHQIAAHFGIAERGRAADAWLLETVRKAWRVKLLVRLDLDLKGQLLEAAEAEAIRVFAMNLKDLLLAAPAGRLATIGLDPGLRTGVKVAVIDNTGRVAATGTIYPHAPRQQWDQSIASLAELARKFQVTLVSIGNGTASRETDRLVRDLIKRHPELGLRSMVVSEAGASVYSASEFASRELPEMDVSLRGAVSIARRLQDPLAELVKIDPKAIGVGQYQHDVNQTGLARSLDAVVEDCVNAVGVELNTASAPLLSRVSGLNTSLAENIIRYREEAGAFDSRKQLLKVPRLGPKAFEQCAGFLRINDGKEPLDASAVHPEAYPLARRIAERVGKDIKTLIGDSGTLRGLKAKDFVDERFGEPTVRDILLELEKPGRDPRPEFRAATFMEGVETLADLKPGMVLEGTVTNVTNFGAFVDIGVHQDGLVHVSMLADRFVRDPHEVVHSGQLVKVRVLEIDLERKRIALSMRQDNSESGLNRGAAGAKGDTGRGRAEARGGDQRKGFSRPSSPGGRDQPPSQPTAPGAAMAAAFAKARKP; translated from the coding sequence ATGCAGTCCATTACCGATCGCCTGGCCGAAGAACTGGCCGCCCATCCATCCCAAGTTCAAGCGGCCGTGGCGCTGCTCGATGAAGGCGCGACCGTGCCCTTTATCGCCCGTTATCGCAAGGAAGCGACTGGCGGGCTGGATGATATCCAGCTGCGTCTGCTCGAGGAACGCCTGGGCTACCTGCGCGAACTCGAGGAGCGGCGCGCCAGCATCCTGCACAGTATTGACGACCAGGGCAAGCTGAGCGAGGAACTGCGCGAGCAAATCGAGAGCGCCACCACTAAGCAGCAGCTCGAGGATCTCTATCTGCCCTTCAAACCCAAGCGGCGCACCAAGGCGCAAATCGCGCGCGAGGCTGGGCTGGAGCCGCTGGCAGACATGCTGTTGTCCGAGCCCGAGCGTGATCCGACCACCGAGGCCGCGGCCTTTGTCAATGCCGAGAAGGGCGTCGCCGATGCCCTGGCAGCCCTGGAAGGCGCGCGCCAAATCCTCATGGAGCGCTTTGCCGAGCAGCCGGATGTCAGTGGTCGGCTGCGCGCGCGCCTGTGGGAGCAGGGCATTCTGGTCGCGCGCGTCATGGACGGCAAGGAGGCCGAGGGCGCCAAGTTCTCCGATTATTTCGACTACCGCGAGCCGATCGCCAAAATTCCCTCGCACCGCGCGCTGGCGCTGTTTCGCGGGCGCAACCAGGGCATTCTGAGCCTGGAGCTGCTGGCGGGGGAGGGCGATGACCCGGACGCCGATTGTCGTCATCAGATCGCCGCGCACTTTGGTATTGCCGAGCGTGGCCGCGCCGCCGATGCCTGGCTGCTTGAGACGGTGCGCAAGGCTTGGCGCGTCAAACTGCTGGTGCGCCTGGATCTGGATCTCAAAGGGCAGTTGCTCGAAGCCGCCGAGGCCGAGGCCATTCGCGTCTTCGCGATGAATCTCAAGGACCTGCTGCTGGCCGCCCCAGCCGGGCGCCTGGCCACCATCGGGCTGGACCCTGGCCTGCGCACCGGGGTGAAGGTGGCGGTGATCGACAACACCGGGCGGGTCGCGGCCACTGGTACCATCTATCCGCACGCGCCGCGCCAGCAGTGGGATCAATCCATCGCCAGCTTGGCCGAGCTGGCCAGAAAATTCCAGGTTACCCTGGTTAGTATCGGCAATGGCACCGCCTCGCGCGAGACTGATCGTCTGGTGCGCGATCTGATTAAACGCCATCCGGAGCTTGGTCTGCGCTCCATGGTGGTGAGCGAAGCCGGGGCCTCGGTCTATTCCGCCTCGGAATTCGCCTCGCGCGAACTCCCCGAGATGGATGTGTCCCTGCGGGGTGCGGTGTCCATCGCCCGGCGCCTGCAAGACCCACTGGCGGAACTGGTCAAGATCGACCCCAAGGCCATCGGCGTGGGCCAGTACCAGCACGATGTCAATCAGACCGGCCTCGCGCGCAGCCTCGACGCCGTGGTGGAGGACTGCGTGAATGCCGTCGGGGTGGAACTCAATACCGCCTCGGCCCCGTTGCTCTCGCGGGTATCGGGTTTGAATACCAGCCTGGCGGAGAACATTATCCGCTATCGTGAGGAGGCTGGCGCCTTCGACAGCCGCAAGCAGTTGCTCAAGGTGCCGCGCCTGGGCCCCAAGGCCTTCGAGCAGTGTGCTGGCTTTTTACGCATCAACGACGGCAAGGAGCCGCTGGATGCCTCCGCCGTGCACCCGGAAGCCTATCCGCTGGCGCGGCGCATCGCCGAGCGCGTCGGCAAGGACATCAAGACGCTCATCGGCGACAGCGGCACCTTGCGCGGTCTCAAGGCGAAAGACTTCGTCGATGAGCGCTTCGGCGAACCCACGGTGCGCGACATTCTGCTGGAGCTGGAAAAGCCCGGCCGCGATCCGCGTCCTGAATTCCGCGCCGCGACCTTCATGGAGGGGGTCGAAACCCTGGCGGATCTCAAACCCGGCATGGTGCTCGAGGGCACGGTCACCAATGTGACCAACTTCGGCGCCTTCGTTGATATTGGCGTGCATCAGGATGGCCTGGTGCATGTTTCCATGCTGGCGGATCGTTTCGTGCGCGACCCGCACGAGGTGGTCCATTCTGGCCAATTGGTGAAGGTGCGGGTGCTGGAAATTGATCTGGAGCGCAAGCGCATCGCGCTCAGCATGCGTCAGGACAACAGCGAGTCCGGACTGAATCGCGGAGCCGCGGGCGCGAAGGGCGACACTGGCAGGGGCCGGGCGGAGGCTAGGGGCGGCGATCAGCGCAAGGGGTTCTCGCGTCCATCAAGCCCTGGCGGGCGCGATCAGCCGCCATCGCAACCAACGGCGCCCGGAGCCGCCATGGCCGCCGCTTTCGCAAAGGCGCGCAAGCCTTAG